A genomic segment from Rubrobacter tropicus encodes:
- a CDS encoding glycine--tRNA ligase, translating to MSQAVTMEKMVAFCKRRGFVYQSSEIYGGLRSSYDYGPLGVEMKRNIKEEWWRSTVHMRDDVVGLDAAIIMHPKVWEASGHTATFNDMLVESRTSKRRYRADHLIEDATGIDAEGLSPEELTKIIQEDDRVKDPVDGGRDFAPVRPFNLMFETYMGPVKSDENLAYLRPETAQGIFVNFKNVTQTSRVKVPFGIAQQGKSFRNEITPGNFIFRTREFEQMEMEFFVEPGTDEEWHEYWIEERWNWYLNLGIREENLRRYEHPKEKLSHYSKRTVDIEYNYPFAGWSELEGVANRTDYDLKQHAEHSGENLEYIDQTTNNRYYPYVIEPAVGPDRIMLAFLMDAYTEEEVNGEERTVLKLHPRIAPTKAAVFPLSKKQPVSTIARELYDDLKGDYRLFYDDSGSIGRRYRRQDEAGTPFCVTVDFDTIEDKQVTIRDRDTLKQERIPIKAVRDRLKDLISG from the coding sequence ATGTCGCAGGCCGTGACGATGGAGAAGATGGTCGCCTTCTGCAAGCGCAGGGGCTTTGTGTATCAGAGCTCGGAGATCTACGGCGGTCTGAGGTCTTCCTACGACTACGGGCCGCTCGGTGTCGAGATGAAGCGGAACATCAAGGAAGAGTGGTGGCGAAGCACGGTCCACATGCGGGACGACGTGGTTGGGCTGGACGCGGCGATCATCATGCACCCGAAGGTGTGGGAGGCCTCGGGGCACACGGCGACCTTCAACGACATGCTCGTCGAGAGCCGCACCAGCAAGCGCCGCTACAGGGCGGACCACCTAATAGAGGACGCGACCGGCATCGACGCCGAAGGGCTGAGCCCGGAGGAGCTCACCAAGATCATCCAGGAAGACGACAGGGTCAAGGATCCCGTCGACGGCGGACGGGACTTCGCGCCGGTGCGGCCCTTCAACCTCATGTTCGAGACTTACATGGGGCCGGTCAAGAGCGATGAGAACCTGGCTTATCTCAGGCCCGAGACGGCGCAGGGGATCTTCGTCAACTTCAAGAACGTCACCCAGACGAGCCGGGTAAAGGTACCGTTCGGGATCGCGCAGCAGGGCAAGTCTTTTCGGAACGAGATCACGCCAGGCAACTTTATCTTCCGCACCCGCGAGTTCGAGCAGATGGAGATGGAGTTCTTCGTCGAGCCCGGCACGGACGAGGAGTGGCACGAGTACTGGATCGAGGAGCGCTGGAACTGGTACCTGAACCTCGGCATCAGGGAGGAGAACCTCCGCCGCTACGAGCACCCGAAGGAGAAGCTCTCCCACTACTCCAAGCGCACCGTCGACATCGAGTACAACTACCCGTTCGCCGGATGGTCGGAGCTGGAAGGTGTGGCCAACCGCACGGACTACGACCTCAAACAGCACGCCGAGCACTCCGGCGAGAACCTGGAGTACATAGACCAGACCACGAACAACCGCTACTACCCCTACGTCATAGAGCCGGCCGTCGGCCCGGACCGCATCATGCTCGCCTTCCTCATGGACGCCTACACGGAGGAGGAGGTAAACGGCGAGGAGCGCACGGTCCTGAAGCTCCACCCCCGCATCGCCCCGACCAAGGCCGCCGTCTTCCCGCTCTCCAAGAAGCAGCCCGTCTCGACCATAGCCCGCGAGCTCTACGACGACCTCAAGGGCGACTACCGCCTGTTCTACGACGACTCGGGCTCCATCGGACGCCGCTACCGCCGCCAGGACGAGGCGGGCACCCCCTTCTGCGTTACCGTCGACTTCGACACCATCGAGGACAAGCAGGTAACCATCCGGGACCGCGACACGCTAAAGCAGGAGCGCATCCCGATCAAGGCCGTCCGGGACCGGTTGAAGGACCTCATCTCCGGGTAG
- a CDS encoding ATP-binding protein: protein MERQRVEDGPGRAVGGEDGGPRVSFGAKLKGLREAAGFTQEELASRAGLTAKAVSALERGERRRPYPHTVRCLADALGLPDAARAAFLASVPGRGTTGSIPDEAPSPALMVPPTSLVGRGREVEEMSRLMGQGAARLLTLTGTGGVGKTRLALEVAREAVGSFQDGVVFVGLAPLKDASLVLPTMAKALTLRDVEGLPSREALKAHLREKRMLLVLDNFEHVLEAAPEVAGLIEACPDLTVLATSRAPLRVRGEQEYPVSPLGVPDPSHVPDLEDVGGSPAARLFVERARTASPAFELTRHNAASVAAICWRLDGLPLALELAAARARFLGPAALLSRLDRALEAGGARDLPERQRTMRATLDWSYDLLHGPEKELFARLSVFAGGFTLEAAEVVGADEYAGDVLVLLGNLVEQSLVLARPDDGADGVRYGMLEPVRQYALEKLENGGGSEETRRRHAGYYLALAEEGGPSLKNRDQAIWLPRFEAEIGNLRAALSWAVEHGWAREVSLMSWASWTYWWLSGHLSEGRRWMEEALASDPDAPAPVRATLLTLAATLGQALGDFEASRRTNDESMELFRRLGDEDGLYFAMGTAGLIALGQGQPNEALSMMEESGERRLEGMGDRWSASAMFGFSATVALGMGDRARARRLAGRALSLAREIGAREAIAVALPTLAVTARDDGDLERAAALFAEGLTLSAEVGDRTNIAYYLEGLAELSASENGLEQAARLWGAARTLLETIEVIAYPHAADRTFYEERLAAARASLDERAWEKAWSEGRAMTTEEAVEYALDDRGD from the coding sequence ATGGAGAGGCAGCGGGTCGAAGACGGGCCGGGCCGGGCCGTTGGGGGCGAGGACGGTGGGCCCAGGGTGTCGTTCGGCGCGAAGCTCAAGGGCCTGCGCGAGGCCGCGGGGTTTACGCAGGAGGAGCTTGCCTCGAGGGCCGGGCTGACCGCCAAGGCCGTAAGCGCCCTGGAGCGCGGCGAGAGGCGACGTCCCTACCCGCACACCGTCAGGTGCCTGGCGGACGCCCTGGGTCTCCCGGATGCCGCACGAGCGGCTTTCCTGGCCTCGGTCCCCGGAAGGGGGACCACGGGCTCCATCCCGGACGAGGCCCCATCCCCCGCTCTCATGGTGCCGCCGACCTCGCTGGTTGGAAGAGGCCGGGAGGTGGAGGAGATGTCGCGGCTGATGGGCCAGGGTGCCGCGAGGCTCCTCACGCTCACGGGGACAGGCGGCGTCGGCAAGACCCGTCTCGCGCTGGAAGTCGCCAGGGAAGCGGTGGGTTCGTTTCAGGACGGGGTGGTATTCGTCGGCCTCGCTCCGCTAAAGGACGCCTCGCTCGTCCTGCCGACCATGGCGAAAGCCCTCACCCTGCGGGACGTGGAAGGACTGCCCTCGCGAGAGGCCCTGAAAGCCCACCTCAGGGAGAAGCGGATGCTCCTCGTGCTCGATAATTTCGAGCACGTGCTGGAGGCCGCGCCAGAGGTTGCGGGGCTGATCGAAGCCTGCCCGGACCTTACGGTGCTCGCCACCAGCCGGGCGCCCTTGCGGGTGAGGGGCGAGCAGGAATACCCGGTCTCCCCGCTGGGGGTGCCCGACCCGAGCCACGTGCCGGACCTCGAAGACGTCGGCGGGTCGCCGGCGGCGAGGCTCTTCGTCGAGCGCGCGAGGACGGCCTCTCCGGCCTTCGAGCTCACCCGGCACAACGCGGCGTCGGTAGCGGCGATCTGCTGGCGCCTCGACGGGCTGCCACTCGCCCTGGAGCTGGCGGCTGCGCGGGCGAGGTTCCTCGGCCCCGCGGCGCTGCTCTCCAGGCTCGACCGGGCGCTCGAGGCCGGCGGGGCGCGCGACCTTCCGGAACGCCAGCGCACGATGCGGGCGACCCTCGACTGGAGTTACGACCTCCTGCACGGGCCGGAGAAGGAGCTTTTCGCCCGGCTCTCCGTCTTCGCCGGCGGCTTCACGCTGGAGGCGGCGGAGGTGGTCGGCGCGGACGAGTACGCGGGGGACGTGCTCGTGCTTTTAGGGAACCTGGTGGAGCAGTCCCTGGTCCTCGCGCGGCCCGACGACGGGGCCGACGGGGTACGTTACGGGATGCTGGAGCCGGTCCGGCAATACGCCCTCGAAAAGCTCGAAAACGGCGGGGGGTCTGAGGAGACGCGCCGGCGGCACGCCGGCTACTACCTGGCGCTGGCGGAAGAAGGTGGACCAAGCCTGAAGAACCGGGATCAGGCGATCTGGCTCCCGCGGTTCGAGGCCGAGATCGGCAACTTGCGCGCCGCCCTTTCGTGGGCCGTCGAGCACGGGTGGGCCCGGGAGGTCTCGCTCATGAGTTGGGCGTCGTGGACGTACTGGTGGCTGAGCGGGCACCTGAGCGAGGGACGCCGCTGGATGGAGGAGGCGCTCGCGAGCGACCCTGACGCCCCCGCCCCCGTCCGGGCGACGCTCCTGACCCTCGCCGCCACGCTGGGCCAGGCCCTCGGCGACTTCGAAGCCTCCCGGCGGACGAACGACGAGAGCATGGAGCTGTTCCGGCGGCTGGGCGACGAAGACGGGCTCTACTTCGCGATGGGCACGGCCGGCCTCATAGCCCTCGGCCAGGGCCAACCCAACGAGGCGCTCTCCATGATGGAGGAATCCGGGGAGCGCAGGCTCGAAGGGATGGGAGACAGGTGGTCCGCCAGCGCCATGTTCGGTTTCTCGGCGACGGTGGCGCTCGGGATGGGTGACCGCGCCAGGGCCCGCCGCCTGGCCGGGCGGGCGCTCTCGCTGGCGCGGGAGATAGGCGCCAGGGAGGCGATCGCCGTCGCACTCCCAACGCTGGCGGTGACGGCCAGGGACGATGGGGACCTGGAACGGGCGGCGGCGCTCTTCGCGGAGGGCCTCACGCTCTCCGCGGAAGTCGGCGACAGGACCAACATCGCCTACTACCTCGAAGGTCTGGCGGAGCTATCCGCCTCGGAAAACGGGCTGGAGCAGGCGGCGAGGCTCTGGGGCGCAGCCCGCACGCTCCTGGAGACGATAGAGGTAATAGCCTACCCCCACGCCGCCGACCGCACCTTCTACGAAGAACGCCTCGCGGCCGCGCGTGCGAGCCTCGACGAACGGGCGTGGGAGAAAGCGTGGTCCGAGGGAAGGGCGATGACCACCGAAGAAGCCGTCGAGT
- a CDS encoding GNAT family N-acetyltransferase, producing MERQFTNGRAWLDWMEIGALDLSEIGAVLDVTARGMRDNPLHVAAFGDDPEGRRRSFRALMAAVFSVRDFSHTLVARREDGVIVGVCGMMPPGGCRPGIGQQLRLLPALIPLGPRTIWRMARWMGAWRKHDPEERHWHLGPLAVDAHLQGEGVGSRMMGVFCAQMDAAREDAYLETDKEVNVRFYRRFGFEVVAEQKVLGVPNWFMLRHAERRDG from the coding sequence GTGGAGAGGCAATTCACCAACGGGCGGGCGTGGCTGGACTGGATGGAGATCGGGGCGCTCGACCTCTCCGAGATCGGGGCGGTCCTCGACGTCACGGCGCGCGGGATGCGCGACAACCCCCTCCACGTCGCCGCCTTCGGGGATGACCCCGAGGGAAGACGGCGCAGCTTCCGCGCCCTCATGGCCGCCGTCTTCTCCGTCAGGGACTTCTCGCACACGCTCGTCGCCAGGCGCGAGGACGGCGTCATCGTCGGCGTCTGCGGCATGATGCCCCCCGGCGGCTGCCGGCCCGGGATCGGCCAGCAGCTTCGCCTCCTGCCCGCGCTGATCCCCCTGGGCCCGCGGACCATCTGGCGGATGGCGCGCTGGATGGGCGCCTGGCGGAAGCACGATCCCGAAGAGCGCCACTGGCACCTCGGTCCGCTCGCGGTGGACGCGCACCTGCAGGGCGAGGGCGTCGGGAGCCGCATGATGGGCGTCTTCTGCGCCCAGATGGACGCCGCCCGCGAAGACGCCTACCTGGAGACAGACAAGGAAGTGAACGTCCGCTTCTACAGGCGCTTCGGCTTCGAGGTGGTCGCGGAGCAAAAGGTCCTTGGCGTACCCAACTGGTTCATGCTCAGGCACGCCGAGAGGAGGGACGGATAG
- a CDS encoding nuclear transport factor 2-like protein, with the protein MAKIAKSGGVPSAEATKDAVVVRAMYRALEEGQVSDLALYADPEISWVHPMVARLPFDGTGRGLKTVLRSAFLRDASGAGPRVSAETFVEFGDGVLVAGRFIEDRGAGNAPGEKPFLHECAVRGGRVVLVRGYPAEIGGR; encoded by the coding sequence GTGGCGAAGATCGCGAAGAGCGGGGGAGTACCGTCCGCGGAGGCAACAAAAGACGCCGTCGTGGTGCGCGCCATGTACCGGGCGCTCGAAGAGGGGCAGGTTTCGGACCTCGCACTCTACGCGGACCCCGAGATCTCATGGGTACACCCGATGGTCGCCCGCCTGCCCTTCGACGGCACCGGGCGCGGCCTGAAGACCGTCTTACGGAGCGCCTTCCTGCGCGACGCGAGTGGTGCCGGCCCGCGCGTCTCCGCCGAGACCTTCGTCGAGTTCGGTGACGGCGTGCTCGTCGCCGGCCGCTTTATAGAGGACCGGGGGGCGGGAAACGCGCCGGGCGAGAAACCTTTCCTGCACGAATGCGCGGTGCGCGGCGGGAGGGTCGTCCTGGTGAGGGGGTATCCGGCCGAGATCGGAGGGAGGTAG